A portion of the Gemmatimonadaceae bacterium genome contains these proteins:
- a CDS encoding LytTR family DNA-binding domain-containing protein, with product MIRALIADDEELSRRALRQLLSRHADVDIVAECRDGDEARTALASMRPDLALLDVRMPLGTGLEVARERSNADRPIIVFVTAFDQFALPAFEVEAADYLTKPLSEARFDAMLERVRRRLSVRQLPERAAARAAVPLVARVGTADLVIPLESVDYIEADDVYAAVVARGKRQLVRTSLDALEQTLDPQAFVRVHRSYIVRVDRVAALRRRNACVELVLTNGAVVPVSRRRRAAVARLFAGR from the coding sequence ATGATTCGCGCGCTCATTGCCGACGATGAGGAGCTCTCGAGGCGCGCGCTGCGACAGCTCCTGTCTCGTCATGCCGATGTCGACATCGTGGCCGAGTGCCGCGATGGCGATGAGGCGCGCACCGCCTTGGCGTCGATGCGACCCGACCTCGCGCTGCTCGACGTGCGCATGCCGCTCGGCACCGGACTCGAGGTGGCTCGCGAGCGGTCGAACGCCGATCGGCCGATCATCGTGTTCGTGACGGCGTTCGACCAGTTTGCGCTGCCGGCGTTCGAGGTGGAGGCCGCCGACTACCTGACGAAGCCGCTGAGCGAGGCCCGCTTCGACGCGATGCTCGAGCGGGTGCGCCGCCGGTTATCGGTTAGGCAGCTGCCCGAGCGCGCCGCCGCCCGGGCGGCGGTCCCGCTCGTGGCTCGGGTAGGAACCGCTGATCTCGTGATTCCGCTCGAATCGGTGGATTACATCGAGGCCGACGACGTGTACGCGGCCGTCGTCGCCCGCGGCAAACGGCAGTTGGTGCGGACGTCGCTGGATGCGCTCGAGCAGACGCTCGATCCGCAGGCGTTCGTACGCGTGCACCGCTCGTACATCGTGCGGGTGGATCGCGTTGCCGCGCTGCGGCGGCGGAACGCTTGCGTGGAACTGGTCCTGACGAACGGTGCGGTCGTGCCGGTGAGCCGGCGGCGCCGGGCGGCAGTGGCGCGGCTCTTTGCTGGCCGTTAG
- a CDS encoding ABC transporter permease produces MRRIIADVRFRMRALFGTRAQRELDDELRFHLEMDAATLRARGMPAADAERLARRQFGSLRREAEQVRDAWGVSLADEFVSDVRHALRQMRRRAGYTAIILLTLGLGIGATVALFSVVSDLLLKPLPYPEADRIHVFWSDYDWRGEEYDFVRQRPGVFQHLAAFSTNGAPYRPNTNGADGARLLPFVVATSTLFDVLGTRPMLGRPFDAAEDRPGAPPVTVISYGMWKTDLGGDRRVIGHRIMLDGEPVTVVGVMPRGFYFPTPDIRAWRPLALDPKSPMYTSGYLTLIGRTGAGVPPALIESDVRRIARALGTRFTYPVAWDKTRNPYVLPVRTYLLGDVRDPLVLLLAAATLLLGIACANAASLILARTSDRGGEMAMRRALGAGQWRLARQVLAESLVLAAAAAVLGVAVATAGFRALVAVLPLAHGFAGTVAIGWATFASAFVLALLIALVGSAAPIRRLVGSGAAVSRERSEEGLRRGTRRIHGAIIVSQVAFAVLLVVGATLLIRSVDNLRSVDMGFDPHGVSTFTLVTSDNMTQASETRFFDEVLARVSALPGVRAAGLTNRLALRDEGYQGPMGIEGRPDLDGKNRPNSLYRTVTPGLFAAMGMRVIDGRGIDSTDVMGSMPVTVISESFARRMWPGQSAIGKHIYSGWSGKMVALTVVGVARETRMTTVTGDLPFTMFVPRAQQATNSGGVLVVRSSTPPASLMPAVQRAIAEIDPQVAVARVETMDEVVAAALAEPLRLRFFLTVFAAIALVLGTIGVYGVVSYAASRRRAEFAIRMALGATPKRVLREVVERGLVPVVGGVAIGIGAAVAVSGLLHRFLFGLGATDPVSLGAAAGVLTAAGVVAALVPAVRAGRTSPAEALRAD; encoded by the coding sequence ATGCGACGGATCATTGCCGACGTGCGGTTCCGCATGCGCGCGTTGTTCGGCACCCGTGCCCAACGCGAGCTCGATGACGAGCTGCGGTTTCATCTCGAGATGGATGCGGCGACGCTCCGCGCGCGCGGCATGCCGGCGGCCGATGCCGAGCGGCTGGCGCGGCGGCAATTCGGCAGCCTGCGCCGAGAGGCGGAGCAGGTGCGGGACGCCTGGGGCGTGTCGCTGGCGGACGAGTTCGTCTCCGACGTCCGGCACGCGCTGCGCCAGATGCGGCGGCGAGCGGGCTACACGGCCATCATTCTTCTGACGTTAGGCCTGGGCATCGGCGCCACGGTGGCGCTGTTCAGCGTGGTCAGCGACCTGCTGCTCAAGCCGCTGCCGTATCCGGAGGCGGATCGCATCCACGTGTTCTGGAGCGACTACGACTGGCGCGGCGAGGAGTACGACTTCGTGCGCCAGCGCCCGGGCGTCTTCCAGCACCTGGCGGCGTTTTCGACCAACGGTGCGCCGTACCGGCCTAACACAAACGGCGCCGATGGCGCGCGGCTGCTGCCGTTCGTGGTCGCCACGTCCACCTTGTTCGATGTCCTCGGCACCCGGCCGATGCTCGGCCGCCCGTTCGACGCCGCGGAGGACAGGCCGGGCGCGCCGCCGGTGACCGTGATCAGTTATGGCATGTGGAAAACGGACCTGGGCGGCGATCGGCGGGTGATCGGACACCGGATCATGCTCGACGGCGAACCGGTGACCGTGGTCGGCGTGATGCCGCGCGGATTCTATTTCCCCACGCCGGACATTCGCGCGTGGCGTCCGTTGGCGCTCGACCCCAAGAGCCCGATGTACACCAGTGGGTATCTGACCCTGATCGGGCGAACCGGAGCGGGCGTGCCGCCGGCGCTCATCGAGAGCGACGTCCGGCGCATCGCGCGTGCGTTAGGCACCAGGTTCACGTATCCCGTGGCGTGGGACAAGACCAGGAATCCGTACGTGCTGCCCGTGCGCACCTACCTCCTGGGCGACGTCCGCGACCCGCTCGTGCTGCTGCTCGCGGCGGCGACGCTGCTGCTCGGCATCGCGTGCGCCAACGCGGCGTCGCTGATTCTCGCCCGCACCAGCGACCGCGGCGGCGAGATGGCCATGCGGCGAGCGTTAGGCGCGGGGCAGTGGCGGCTGGCGCGGCAGGTGCTGGCGGAATCGCTCGTGCTCGCCGCGGCAGCGGCAGTGCTCGGCGTCGCCGTGGCGACCGCCGGCTTCCGGGCGCTGGTCGCCGTGCTGCCGCTGGCCCACGGCTTCGCCGGCACCGTCGCCATCGGATGGGCCACGTTCGCGTCCGCGTTCGTGCTCGCGCTGCTGATCGCGTTGGTCGGATCCGCGGCGCCGATTCGCCGGCTGGTGGGCAGCGGCGCCGCCGTGAGCCGCGAGCGAAGCGAGGAAGGCCTGCGCCGAGGGACGCGTCGGATTCACGGCGCGATCATCGTCTCCCAGGTCGCATTCGCCGTCCTGCTCGTCGTCGGCGCGACGCTGCTCATTCGCTCGGTCGACAACCTGCGCTCGGTCGACATGGGATTCGATCCGCACGGCGTGTCGACCTTCACGCTCGTCACCAGCGACAACATGACGCAGGCGTCGGAAACGCGTTTCTTCGACGAGGTGCTGGCGCGGGTGTCGGCGCTGCCCGGCGTTCGCGCTGCCGGCCTAACGAACAGGTTGGCGCTCCGCGACGAGGGCTACCAGGGACCGATGGGGATCGAGGGCCGCCCCGACCTCGACGGCAAGAACCGTCCGAACAGCCTCTATCGCACGGTCACCCCGGGTCTCTTCGCCGCGATGGGGATGCGCGTGATCGACGGCCGCGGCATCGACTCCACCGATGTCATGGGCAGCATGCCGGTGACGGTGATCAGCGAGTCGTTCGCGCGCCGCATGTGGCCGGGACAGAGCGCCATCGGCAAGCACATCTATTCCGGTTGGTCGGGCAAGATGGTGGCACTCACGGTGGTCGGCGTCGCGCGGGAGACGCGAATGACCACGGTGACCGGCGACCTACCGTTCACGATGTTCGTCCCGCGGGCGCAGCAGGCGACGAACTCCGGGGGCGTGCTCGTCGTGCGGTCATCGACACCGCCCGCGTCGCTCATGCCGGCGGTGCAGCGTGCGATCGCGGAGATCGATCCGCAGGTAGCCGTGGCGCGCGTCGAGACCATGGATGAGGTGGTCGCCGCGGCGTTGGCCGAGCCGCTCCGGCTGCGGTTCTTCCTGACGGTGTTCGCGGCCATCGCGCTCGTGTTAGGCACGATCGGCGTCTATGGCGTCGTCTCCTACGCTGCGTCCCGCCGGCGCGCCGAGTTTGCGATCCGGATGGCGCTCGGCGCAACGCCGAAGCGGGTGCTGAGAGAGGTGGTCGAGCGTGGGCTCGTGCCCGTCGTCGGCGGCGTGGCGATCGGGATCGGTGCGGCGGTGGCCGTGAGCGGCCTGCTGCACCGCTTCCTCTTCGGGTTAGGCGCGACCGACCCGGTGAGCCTTGGCGCGGCGGCCGGCGTCCTGACGGCGGCGGGCGTCGTCGCGGCACTGGTGCCCGCGGTGCGGGCGGGGCGCACGAGTCCGGCGGAGGCGTTGCGGGCCGACTAA
- a CDS encoding PadR family transcriptional regulator, with protein MSTSSADIIRGTADMLILKLLDVEPMHGWGIGQELERRSRAALRIQPGALYGALHRLVREGWVRSYWQTTENARRARYYALTRSGKRRLDVETETWHRLAGGVALILATR; from the coding sequence ATGTCCACCAGCTCCGCCGACATCATCCGCGGCACCGCCGACATGCTGATCCTCAAGCTCCTGGACGTCGAGCCCATGCACGGCTGGGGCATTGGCCAGGAGCTCGAGCGCCGGTCGCGAGCCGCGCTCCGCATCCAGCCCGGCGCCCTCTACGGTGCCCTCCATCGGCTGGTGCGCGAAGGCTGGGTGCGATCGTACTGGCAAACCACCGAGAACGCGCGGCGCGCGCGCTACTACGCGCTCACGCGATCGGGAAAGCGCCGCCTGGACGTCGAGACCGAGACCTGGCATCGCCTGGCCGGCGGCGTCGCGCTCATCCTTGCCACGCGCTAG
- a CDS encoding sulfite exporter TauE/SafE family protein encodes MIDATAVYVVVVIFLATLVRSTVGFGEALVGVPLLALRVPVAVAAPLAVVVSILIAGLIVAQDWRDIEVRSAGWLVGSSLVGIPLGLLLLTLVSDHIVKAILGVIIAAFATYSLTAKRVRHLEHDHLSLLLGAGLVSGVLGGAYGMNGPPLAVYGSLRRWAPQRFRATLQGYFLVASLAGLAGYAAVGLLHPPLGRYLLLSLPGVCVGVVIGRVFNRRLRGDTFFRVVYVGLIAIGCVLIAQSM; translated from the coding sequence ATGATCGACGCCACCGCGGTATACGTCGTCGTCGTGATTTTCCTCGCGACGCTGGTCCGATCCACGGTCGGCTTCGGCGAAGCGCTTGTCGGCGTACCGCTCCTCGCGCTCCGCGTGCCCGTCGCTGTGGCGGCGCCGCTGGCCGTTGTCGTCTCTATCCTGATCGCCGGATTGATCGTCGCGCAGGATTGGCGCGACATCGAGGTGCGCAGCGCCGGTTGGCTCGTCGGATCATCGCTCGTCGGAATCCCGCTTGGCCTGTTGCTGCTGACGCTGGTCAGCGATCACATCGTCAAGGCGATACTCGGTGTCATCATCGCCGCGTTCGCGACCTATTCGCTGACGGCAAAACGCGTTCGGCATCTCGAGCACGATCACCTGTCCCTGTTGCTCGGCGCCGGGTTAGTCTCGGGAGTCCTTGGCGGTGCGTACGGCATGAACGGTCCGCCGCTCGCGGTGTACGGATCGCTGCGCCGTTGGGCGCCGCAACGGTTTCGCGCGACGCTGCAGGGCTACTTCCTCGTCGCGAGCTTGGCCGGGCTCGCCGGCTATGCAGCGGTCGGTCTGTTGCACCCGCCGCTCGGACGCTACCTGCTGCTGTCACTCCCCGGCGTGTGTGTCGGCGTCGTGATCGGTCGGGTGTTCAACCGTCGTTTGCGGGGCGACACCTTCTTTCGTGTCGTGTACGTTGGATTGATCGCGATCGGATGCGTACTCATCGCGCAGTCGATGTAG
- a CDS encoding dihydrofolate reductase family protein — translation MRRVRIFEHISLDGVIQHGNDADGGFPYGAWTAVYRSPDGAQAVAEAQGENVDFLLGRRTYDLWSSYWPTVKGGPFADTINAATKYVATHRPDSLEWGPVEPLGADIAEGVRRLKSRDGPDLIVFGSSTLTSVLFEHGLVDDVVLVVYPVLLGRGKRVLSDRVAARELALVSTKAMATGVVINTYRHVGSLRTAS, via the coding sequence ATGCGACGGGTCAGAATCTTCGAACACATCTCGCTGGATGGCGTGATTCAACACGGCAACGATGCTGACGGCGGCTTCCCCTACGGTGCCTGGACGGCGGTGTATCGCAGTCCGGACGGAGCCCAAGCCGTGGCCGAAGCCCAGGGGGAGAACGTCGACTTTTTGCTCGGCCGCCGTACCTACGACCTCTGGTCCAGCTACTGGCCGACGGTCAAGGGCGGTCCGTTCGCGGACACGATAAACGCCGCCACGAAATACGTGGCGACGCATCGTCCGGACAGCCTCGAATGGGGCCCGGTCGAGCCGCTCGGCGCGGATATCGCCGAGGGCGTTCGCCGGCTCAAATCAAGAGACGGTCCGGACCTGATCGTCTTCGGCAGCTCGACGCTGACCTCGGTGCTGTTCGAGCACGGACTTGTCGACGACGTGGTGCTGGTGGTCTATCCGGTCTTACTGGGTCGCGGCAAGCGCGTGCTCTCGGACCGCGTCGCAGCGCGCGAGCTCGCGCTCGTTAGCACAAAGGCCATGGCGACGGGCGTGGTCATAAACACGTACCGGCACGTTGGCTCGCTGCGAACCGCATCCTAG
- a CDS encoding alpha/beta hydrolase-fold protein, with protein sequence MRNLSLALALVVLGVAPGTSISPTPRARVPVGASVATTRFEISFPVSAHDGPITGRVFLALSRDSAPPPIANAGSFTSSTPLFGLDVSALAPGQAAVIDASTLGYPTKSLADIPAGEYWVQAVMNVYTEFHRADGHTIWAHMDEWEGQNFTSSPGNIISEPQRVRIDPSAGGTVQISLTYVIPPIHMPADTKWVKHIKIQSTLLTKFWGHPFYLGATVLLPAGYETHPNVRYPVVFEQGHFGLGAPLGFNPDSVSLPPKFQTLLGSYNREPGWVFARAWMGPHMPRMIAVTFQHPTPYFDDSYAVNSANNGPYGDAIMSELIPYLESHFRMIEAPYARVLTGGSTGGWESIALQIYHPKFFGGTWTLYPDPVDFHHYGTFDAYADTNAFVDDAPGIAPFSPISSWYHPERMVMRDNDGQPWLSIRDMSRLEDVLGSHGRSGEQFEAWESVYAPVGADGYPEPLWDKKTGHIDRSVIDYMRDHGYDLEAYLAKNWETVGPDLVDKIHVDVGDMDNFYLNLAVMDLQHFLESTTSPHVPGVFRYGRPEKGHGWQHVTNAELIEEMAAAITKHAPSGANMKAWKY encoded by the coding sequence ATGCGCAACCTCAGTCTTGCCCTCGCCCTCGTGGTCTTGGGTGTCGCACCGGGCACGTCCATTTCTCCGACGCCTCGGGCGCGCGTCCCGGTCGGCGCCAGCGTCGCGACGACACGCTTCGAGATTTCGTTTCCTGTCTCCGCGCACGACGGACCGATCACGGGCCGCGTCTTCCTCGCCCTGAGCCGCGATTCGGCGCCGCCGCCCATCGCGAACGCCGGCTCCTTTACCAGTAGCACGCCGCTCTTCGGACTCGACGTGAGCGCACTGGCGCCCGGCCAGGCCGCGGTGATCGACGCGTCGACACTTGGATATCCCACCAAGTCACTCGCCGACATTCCCGCCGGCGAGTACTGGGTGCAAGCGGTGATGAACGTCTACACCGAATTCCATCGTGCCGACGGACACACCATCTGGGCGCACATGGATGAGTGGGAGGGGCAGAACTTCACTTCGTCGCCGGGCAACATCATCAGCGAGCCGCAGCGGGTGCGCATCGATCCGTCCGCGGGCGGTACCGTGCAGATCTCGCTCACCTACGTCATCCCGCCCATCCATATGCCGGCGGACACGAAGTGGGTGAAGCACATCAAGATTCAGAGCACGTTGCTCACGAAGTTCTGGGGGCATCCATTCTACCTCGGCGCCACGGTCCTGCTCCCCGCGGGGTACGAGACACACCCGAATGTGCGCTATCCGGTCGTATTTGAGCAGGGGCACTTCGGCCTTGGCGCACCGCTCGGTTTCAATCCGGACAGCGTCTCGCTGCCGCCGAAGTTTCAGACGCTCCTCGGTTCGTACAACCGGGAGCCGGGATGGGTGTTCGCACGTGCGTGGATGGGACCGCACATGCCGCGGATGATCGCGGTGACCTTTCAGCACCCGACGCCGTACTTCGATGACTCGTACGCTGTCAACTCGGCGAACAACGGTCCGTACGGCGACGCGATCATGAGCGAGCTGATTCCGTATCTCGAATCGCACTTCCGGATGATCGAAGCGCCGTATGCGCGCGTGCTAACCGGCGGCTCGACGGGCGGGTGGGAATCGATCGCGCTGCAGATCTATCATCCCAAGTTCTTCGGCGGGACATGGACGCTCTATCCCGATCCGGTGGACTTTCATCACTACGGAACGTTCGACGCGTACGCCGACACGAACGCGTTCGTGGACGACGCGCCCGGCATCGCGCCGTTCAGCCCAATCAGCTCGTGGTACCATCCCGAGCGCATGGTCATGCGCGACAACGACGGGCAGCCATGGCTGAGCATTCGCGACATGAGTCGTTTGGAAGACGTGCTCGGGAGCCATGGGCGATCGGGTGAACAGTTCGAGGCGTGGGAATCCGTGTACGCTCCTGTCGGCGCCGATGGCTATCCCGAGCCGCTGTGGGACAAGAAAACCGGACACATCGATCGCTCCGTGATCGATTACATGCGCGATCACGGCTACGATCTCGAGGCGTACCTCGCGAAGAACTGGGAGACCGTGGGCCCGGATCTCGTGGACAAGATCCACGTCGATGTCGGGGACATGGACAACTTCTATCTGAATCTGGCGGTGATGGACCTGCAGCACTTCCTCGAGTCGACGACGTCGCCGCACGTGCCGGGGGTGTTCCGTTACGGGCGCCCGGAAAAGGGGCATGGGTGGCAGCACGTGACTAACGCGGAGTTGATCGAGGAGATGGCGGCGGCGATCACGAAGCACGCGCCGTCCGGCGCGAACATGAAGGCGTGGAAATACTAG
- a CDS encoding ankyrin repeat domain-containing protein, with protein MFAARDLPAHPSLDSLRKQAKRLARDAAAGNGDAIARITAQLPHAALPLSNRDAQLVIAREYGFAGWPALTAEVANRLGHGLDRAAADARVAIHNADHDRLRALLGEYPALVSWRDAAGRTLLDATMSYAMDCSDPERERIYTRPVAAEMLIDAGATVERTTWEQVIKPGASAMLQLLAKKTAPPRSLDVLAALGDAAAVRARLDGAAPIPDDGAPGEQLALGNALMSACRFSHTAVALLLLERAIALDPELGRRIDRWQGCEAFVAFLIRHPDALWHMQPETTLWHAFVELQLKDALDRNDLATFRGWLDDEPWILDAPFTLLQAELMLPACYEKDRGEFIRTLLDRDPAILHTEPAPTPRSSLIAQALSYGTARLLPLLTRIWPLPNDLPHAAGAGDAAAVARWFDAAGHPALGELAQHYPHSDPHFPRADLHWGPPTTQQTLDIALAWAVLNSHFEIATFLLEHGADINTDWATHEPASILHEAAIHGNLDAVMFLIDHGADVTMTDYRYRSNAEGWARYGSRDERMADVLAAAAARARPRIER; from the coding sequence ATGTTCGCTGCTCGAGATCTGCCCGCACATCCGTCCCTCGACTCGCTTCGCAAACAAGCGAAGAGACTCGCCCGCGACGCCGCCGCCGGAAATGGCGACGCCATCGCCCGCATAACAGCGCAGCTGCCGCACGCCGCGCTGCCGTTGTCCAATCGCGACGCGCAGCTCGTCATCGCACGCGAATACGGATTCGCCGGCTGGCCGGCGCTGACGGCCGAAGTGGCAAACCGCCTGGGCCACGGGCTCGATCGGGCCGCCGCGGACGCGCGCGTGGCGATTCACAATGCCGATCACGATCGGTTGCGCGCTCTGTTAGGCGAATACCCGGCGCTGGTCTCGTGGCGCGACGCAGCCGGACGGACGCTGCTCGATGCCACCATGTCCTACGCCATGGACTGCTCGGATCCCGAACGCGAGCGCATCTACACCCGGCCCGTTGCCGCCGAGATGCTCATCGACGCCGGCGCAACGGTCGAGCGTACGACCTGGGAGCAGGTGATAAAGCCGGGCGCATCGGCCATGCTGCAGCTGCTCGCGAAAAAGACCGCACCGCCGCGATCTCTCGACGTCCTCGCGGCACTCGGCGACGCCGCCGCGGTCCGCGCGCGGCTCGATGGTGCCGCGCCGATCCCGGATGACGGCGCACCCGGCGAGCAGCTCGCGTTAGGCAACGCGTTGATGAGCGCGTGCCGATTCTCGCACACCGCCGTCGCGCTTCTGCTCCTCGAGCGGGCGATCGCCCTCGATCCCGAGCTCGGCCGCCGTATCGATCGCTGGCAGGGCTGCGAGGCGTTCGTCGCCTTTCTGATTCGACATCCGGACGCCCTCTGGCACATGCAGCCCGAGACGACGCTGTGGCACGCGTTCGTCGAACTGCAGTTGAAGGACGCTCTCGATCGGAACGATCTCGCCACGTTTCGTGGCTGGCTGGACGACGAGCCGTGGATTCTCGACGCCCCGTTCACGCTTCTGCAAGCCGAGCTGATGCTGCCCGCCTGCTACGAGAAGGATCGAGGGGAGTTCATCCGAACGTTGCTGGATCGCGATCCGGCGATTCTTCACACCGAGCCGGCGCCCACGCCGCGGTCGTCATTGATTGCGCAAGCGCTGTCGTACGGGACCGCGCGGCTCCTTCCGCTGTTAACCCGGATCTGGCCGCTGCCTAACGATTTGCCGCACGCCGCCGGCGCGGGCGACGCGGCTGCAGTGGCTCGTTGGTTCGACGCAGCCGGCCACCCTGCTCTGGGCGAGCTGGCGCAACACTACCCGCACAGTGATCCGCACTTTCCCCGTGCCGACCTGCACTGGGGGCCGCCGACGACGCAGCAGACGCTCGACATCGCACTCGCGTGGGCCGTTCTCAACTCGCACTTCGAGATTGCCACGTTTCTGCTGGAGCACGGCGCCGACATCAACACCGATTGGGCCACGCACGAGCCCGCGAGCATCCTCCACGAGGCCGCAATTCACGGGAATCTGGACGCCGTGATGTTTCTCATCGATCACGGCGCGGACGTGACGATGACGGACTACCGGTACCGCTCGAATGCCGAGGGGTGGGCGCGCTACGGATCACGCGATGAGCGGATGGCGGACGTCCTTGCGGCAGCCGCCGCCCGTGCGCGTCCCAGGATCGAGCGTTAG
- a CDS encoding type II CAAX endopeptidase family protein, translated as MERERRTGRAVGAFLGLTFASTWALWAVVIRASANHGASSTAAGPAFGGPAFLLGVFAPGIVALALTAWHGGHQALAALLRRIVQWRVPLRLYAFALLLMPLTKLAVALLVRATTGAWPRFGETHPVILVAATVLSTVGQVGEEVGWRGYLLPRLTGRMGLAAASVIVGIIWAAWHLPLFFTPGANTYHQSFPLYALQLTAYSIALAWLYWRSGGSLLLTMFMHAAFNNMKDIVPSGGVAAGHVFTFDSTLVFRLTVLVLWIAGAVLLVRMWHAPRQINGSTAA; from the coding sequence ATGGAACGAGAGCGGCGTACGGGACGTGCCGTCGGCGCGTTTCTGGGTCTGACCTTCGCGAGCACCTGGGCGCTCTGGGCCGTGGTCATCCGCGCATCCGCAAACCACGGCGCGTCGAGCACGGCCGCCGGCCCCGCCTTCGGCGGCCCGGCGTTCCTGCTCGGCGTGTTCGCGCCCGGAATCGTTGCGCTGGCGCTCACCGCGTGGCATGGCGGACATCAGGCGCTTGCGGCGCTGCTCCGGCGCATCGTCCAGTGGCGCGTTCCGCTTCGTTTGTACGCGTTCGCGCTGCTGCTCATGCCGCTGACCAAGCTGGCGGTCGCGCTGCTGGTCCGCGCGACGACCGGCGCGTGGCCACGTTTCGGCGAGACGCATCCGGTAATCCTCGTCGCGGCGACCGTCTTGTCGACGGTCGGGCAGGTGGGCGAGGAAGTCGGGTGGCGCGGCTACCTCCTGCCGCGCCTAACGGGACGCATGGGCCTCGCGGCGGCGAGCGTCATCGTCGGCATAATCTGGGCGGCGTGGCACCTGCCGCTCTTTTTTACCCCCGGAGCAAACACCTATCACCAGTCGTTCCCGCTCTACGCGCTGCAGCTGACCGCGTATTCGATCGCGCTCGCCTGGCTCTACTGGCGATCCGGCGGCAGTTTGCTGCTCACGATGTTCATGCACGCCGCCTTCAACAACATGAAAGACATCGTACCCTCCGGCGGGGTTGCGGCCGGGCACGTCTTCACTTTCGATTCGACACTGGTATTCCGGCTGACAGTGCTGGTGTTATGGATTGCCGGCGCGGTGCTGCTGGTGCGCATGTGGCATGCACCGCGCCAGATCAATGGCTCCACCGCTGCCTAA